In Rattus norvegicus strain BN/NHsdMcwi chromosome 3, GRCr8, whole genome shotgun sequence, a genomic segment contains:
- the Dcaf17 gene encoding DDB1- and CUL4-associated factor 17 isoform 2 (isoform 2 is encoded by transcript variant 2): protein MGRTRKANVCPRLSRRALGFYTRDAGVVQRTNLGILRALVCQESTKFKNVWTTHSKSPIAYERGRIYFDNYRCCVSSVASEPRKLYEMPKCSKSEKIEDALLWECPVGEILPDPSDYKSSLIALTAHNWLLRISATTGEILEKIYLASYCKFRYLSWDTPQEVIAVKSAQNKGSAAARQAGTQPPVLLYLAVFRVLPFSLVGILEINRKVFENVTDATLSHGILIVMYSSGLVRLYSFQAIIEQFMQQKLDLGCACSQGGTTGTVGEAPFGIPCNVKITDSPPPLFEVSSLENAFQIGGHPWHYIITPNKKKQKGVFHICALKDNSLAKNGIQEMECCSLESDWIYFHPDASGRIIHVGPNQVKVLKLSEVENNSSQHQISEDFVIWANREDRKENLITVTASGRVVKRNVNLLDDDPEQETFKVVDYEDELNLLSVVAVTQIDAEGKAHLDFHCNEYGTLLKSIPLVESWDVTYSHEVYFDRDLVLHIEQKPNRVFSCYVYQMVCDPGEEEETVNRSD, encoded by the exons ATGGGCCGGACCCGGAAGGCCAATGTGTGCCCCAGGCTGAGTCGCCGTGCTCTGGGCTTCTACACACGCGACGCGGGCGTGGTGCAGAGGACGAACCTGGGCATCCTGCGGGCGCTGGTGTGCCAG GAGAGTACTAAATTTAAGAATGTTTGGACAACTCATTCCAAGTCACCTATAGCCTATGAGAGAGGAAGAATATATTTTGACAATTACCGGTGCTGTGTCAGCAG tGTTGCATCAGAGCCAAGAAAACTTTATGAAATGCCAAAATGTTCCAAATCAGAAAAAATTGAGGATGCTTTATTATGGGAATGCCCAGTG ggAGAAATACTTCCTGACCCGTCAGACTATAAATCTTCACtcatagcactgactgctcataaTTGGCTGCTTCGTATATCAGCAACTACAGGGGAAATCCTGGAGAAAATATACCTTGCTTCCTATTGCAAATTCAG GTACCTGAGCTGGGACACTCCTCAAGAGGTCATTGCAGTGAAGTCGGCTCAGAACAAAGGGTCTGCAGCAGCTCGGCAG GCAGGCACTCAGCCTCCTGTTCTGTTGTACCTCGCCGTGTTCCGGGTCCTGCCCTTTTCCCTTGTAGGGATTCTAGAGATCAACAGAAAG GTTTTCGAGAACGTCACAGATGCTACCTTGTCACATGGAATCCTGATTGTGATGTACAGCTCAGGACTAGTCAGGCTGTACAGCTTCCAAGCCATCATCGAGCAG ttcatGCAACAGAAACTTGACTTAGGGTGTGCATGCAGTCAGGGCGGGACTACTGGGACTGTAGGAGAGGCTCCTTTTGGCATTCCTTGTAATGTTAAAATCACAG ACTCACCACCTCCACTCTTTGAAGTTTCATCCCTGGAGAATGCATTTCAGATTGGAGGCCATCCTTGGCACTACATCATCACGCCtaataagaagaaacaaaagggagTTTTCCATATTTGTGCCCTTAAAGATAATTCCCTG GCAAAAAATGGAATCCAGGAAATGGAATGTTGTTCACTAGAATCTGACTGGATCTATTTCCACCCTGATGCTTCTGGAAGAATAATACACGTTGGCCCAAATCAAGTCAA agTCTTGAAGCTGAGTGAAGTAGAAAATAATAGTTCTCAGCATCAGATCTCTGAAGATTTTGTCATTTGGGCCAATAGAGAAGACAGA AAGGAAAACTTAATCACGGTTACAGCTTCTGGACGTGTGGTGAAACGAAATGTCAACCTTCTGGATGATGACCCAGAACAGGAG ACTTTCAAAGTCGTGGACTATGAAGATGAGTTGAACTTGCTTTCCGTAGTGGCTGTCACTCAAATAGATGCAGAAGGGAAAGCTCACCTGGATTTCCACTGTAACGAGTATGGAACCTTACTCAAAAGCATCCCACTAGTGGAGTCATGGGATGTG ACCTATAGCCATGAAGTCTACTTTGACAGAGATTTGGTGCTGCACATCGAACAGAAGCCCAACAGGGTCTTCAGCTGCTATGTTTACCAGATGGTCTGTGACcctggagaagaggaggaaactgtCAACAGAAGCGATTAA
- the Dcaf17 gene encoding DDB1- and CUL4-associated factor 17 isoform 1 (isoform 1 is encoded by transcript variant 1), with product MGRTRKANVCPRLSRRALGFYTRDAGVVQRTNLGILRALVCQESTKFKNVWTTHSKSPIAYERGRIYFDNYRCCVSSVASEPRKLYEMPKCSKSEKIEDALLWECPVGEILPDPSDYKSSLIALTAHNWLLRISATTGEILEKIYLASYCKFRYLSWDTPQEVIAVKSAQNKGSAAARQAGTQPPVLLYLAVFRVLPFSLVGILEINRKVFENVTDATLSHGILIVMYSSGLVRLYSFQAIIEQFMQQKLDLGCACSQGGTTGTVGEAPFGIPCNVKITDSPPPLFEVSSLENAFQIGGHPWHYIITPNKKKQKGVFHICALKDNSLAKNGIQEMECCSLESDWIYFHPDASGRIIHVGPNQVKVLKLSEVENNSSQHQISEDFVIWANREDRKENLITVTASGRVVKRNVNLLDDDPEQETFKVVDYEDELNLLSVVAVTQIDAEGKAHLDFHCNEYGTLLKSIPLVESWDVVCITTGTLSCKGFLYKRHLLGHVLVSPDSPVP from the exons ATGGGCCGGACCCGGAAGGCCAATGTGTGCCCCAGGCTGAGTCGCCGTGCTCTGGGCTTCTACACACGCGACGCGGGCGTGGTGCAGAGGACGAACCTGGGCATCCTGCGGGCGCTGGTGTGCCAG GAGAGTACTAAATTTAAGAATGTTTGGACAACTCATTCCAAGTCACCTATAGCCTATGAGAGAGGAAGAATATATTTTGACAATTACCGGTGCTGTGTCAGCAG tGTTGCATCAGAGCCAAGAAAACTTTATGAAATGCCAAAATGTTCCAAATCAGAAAAAATTGAGGATGCTTTATTATGGGAATGCCCAGTG ggAGAAATACTTCCTGACCCGTCAGACTATAAATCTTCACtcatagcactgactgctcataaTTGGCTGCTTCGTATATCAGCAACTACAGGGGAAATCCTGGAGAAAATATACCTTGCTTCCTATTGCAAATTCAG GTACCTGAGCTGGGACACTCCTCAAGAGGTCATTGCAGTGAAGTCGGCTCAGAACAAAGGGTCTGCAGCAGCTCGGCAG GCAGGCACTCAGCCTCCTGTTCTGTTGTACCTCGCCGTGTTCCGGGTCCTGCCCTTTTCCCTTGTAGGGATTCTAGAGATCAACAGAAAG GTTTTCGAGAACGTCACAGATGCTACCTTGTCACATGGAATCCTGATTGTGATGTACAGCTCAGGACTAGTCAGGCTGTACAGCTTCCAAGCCATCATCGAGCAG ttcatGCAACAGAAACTTGACTTAGGGTGTGCATGCAGTCAGGGCGGGACTACTGGGACTGTAGGAGAGGCTCCTTTTGGCATTCCTTGTAATGTTAAAATCACAG ACTCACCACCTCCACTCTTTGAAGTTTCATCCCTGGAGAATGCATTTCAGATTGGAGGCCATCCTTGGCACTACATCATCACGCCtaataagaagaaacaaaagggagTTTTCCATATTTGTGCCCTTAAAGATAATTCCCTG GCAAAAAATGGAATCCAGGAAATGGAATGTTGTTCACTAGAATCTGACTGGATCTATTTCCACCCTGATGCTTCTGGAAGAATAATACACGTTGGCCCAAATCAAGTCAA agTCTTGAAGCTGAGTGAAGTAGAAAATAATAGTTCTCAGCATCAGATCTCTGAAGATTTTGTCATTTGGGCCAATAGAGAAGACAGA AAGGAAAACTTAATCACGGTTACAGCTTCTGGACGTGTGGTGAAACGAAATGTCAACCTTCTGGATGATGACCCAGAACAGGAG ACTTTCAAAGTCGTGGACTATGAAGATGAGTTGAACTTGCTTTCCGTAGTGGCTGTCACTCAAATAGATGCAGAAGGGAAAGCTCACCTGGATTTCCACTGTAACGAGTATGGAACCTTACTCAAAAGCATCCCACTAGTGGAGTCATGGGATGTGGTATGTATAACCACTGGGACACTGAGTTGTAAGGGTTTCCTTTACAAGCGCCATTTATTAGGACATGTCCTCGTCAGTCCAGATTCACCTGTGCCGTGA
- the Dcaf17 gene encoding DDB1- and CUL4-associated factor 17 isoform X1: MGRTRKANVCPRLSRRALGFYTRDAGVVQRTNLGILRALVCQESTKFKNVWTTHSKSPIAYERGRIYFDNYRCCVSSVASEPRKLYEMPKCSKSEKIEDALLWECPVGEILPDPSDYKSSLIALTAHNWLLRISATTGEILEKIYLASYCKFRYLSWDTPQEVIAVKSAQNKGSAAARQAGTQPPVLLYLAVFRVLPFSLVGILEINRKVFENVTDATLSHGILIVMYSSGLVRLYSFQAIIEQTHHLHSLKFHPWRMHFRLEAILGTTSSRLIRRNKREFSIFVPLKIIPWQKMESRKWNVVH; the protein is encoded by the exons ATGGGCCGGACCCGGAAGGCCAATGTGTGCCCCAGGCTGAGTCGCCGTGCTCTGGGCTTCTACACACGCGACGCGGGCGTGGTGCAGAGGACGAACCTGGGCATCCTGCGGGCGCTGGTGTGCCAG GAGAGTACTAAATTTAAGAATGTTTGGACAACTCATTCCAAGTCACCTATAGCCTATGAGAGAGGAAGAATATATTTTGACAATTACCGGTGCTGTGTCAGCAG tGTTGCATCAGAGCCAAGAAAACTTTATGAAATGCCAAAATGTTCCAAATCAGAAAAAATTGAGGATGCTTTATTATGGGAATGCCCAGTG ggAGAAATACTTCCTGACCCGTCAGACTATAAATCTTCACtcatagcactgactgctcataaTTGGCTGCTTCGTATATCAGCAACTACAGGGGAAATCCTGGAGAAAATATACCTTGCTTCCTATTGCAAATTCAG GTACCTGAGCTGGGACACTCCTCAAGAGGTCATTGCAGTGAAGTCGGCTCAGAACAAAGGGTCTGCAGCAGCTCGGCAG GCAGGCACTCAGCCTCCTGTTCTGTTGTACCTCGCCGTGTTCCGGGTCCTGCCCTTTTCCCTTGTAGGGATTCTAGAGATCAACAGAAAG GTTTTCGAGAACGTCACAGATGCTACCTTGTCACATGGAATCCTGATTGTGATGTACAGCTCAGGACTAGTCAGGCTGTACAGCTTCCAAGCCATCATCGAGCAG ACTCACCACCTCCACTCTTTGAAGTTTCATCCCTGGAGAATGCATTTCAGATTGGAGGCCATCCTTGGCACTACATCATCACGCCtaataagaagaaacaaaagggagTTTTCCATATTTGTGCCCTTAAAGATAATTCCCTG GCAAAAAATGGAATCCAGGAAATGGAATGTTGTTCACTAG